The DNA sequence CGACTTCACCCCAGTCATGAATCACACCGTGGTAACCGTCCTCCCGAAGGTTAGACTAGCTACTTCTGGTGCAACCCACTCCCATGGTGTGACGGGCGGTGTGTACAAGGCCCGGGAACGTATTCACCGCGACATTCTGATTCGCGATTACTAGCGATTCCGACTTCACGCAGTCGAGTTGCAGACTGCGATCCGGACTACGATCGGTTTTATGGGATTAGCTCCACCTCGCGGCTTGGCAACCCTTTGTACCGACCATTGTAGCACGTGTGTAGCCCAGGCCGTAAGGGCCATGATGACTTGACGTCATCCCCACCTTCCTCCGGTTTGTCACCGGCAGTCTCCTTAGAGTGCCCACCATAACGTGCTGGTAACTAAGGACAAGGGTTGCGCTCGTTACGGGACTTAACCCAACATCTCACGACACGAGCTGACGACAGCCATGCAGCACCTGTCTCAATGTTCCCGAAGGCACCAATCCATCTCTGGAAAGTTCATTGGATGTCAAGGCCTGGTAAGGTTCTTCGCGTTGCTTCGAATTAAACCACATGCTCCACCGCTTGTGCGGGCCCCCGTCAATTCATTTGAGTTTTAACCTTGCGGCCGTACTCCCCAGGCGGTCAACTTAATGCGTTAGCTGCGCCACTAAGAGCTCAAGGCTCCCAACGGCTAGTTGACATCGTTTACGGCGTGGACTACCAGGGTATCTAATCCTGTTTGCTCCCCACGCTTTCGCACCTCAGTGTCAGTATCAGTCCAGGTGGTCGCCTTCGCCACTGGTGTTCCTTCCTATATCTACGCATTTCACCGCTACACAGGAAATTCCACCACCCTCTACCATACTCTAGCTCGCCAGTTTTGGATGCAGTTCCCAGGTTGAGCCCGGGGATTTCACATCCAACTTAACGAACCACCTACGCGCGCTTTACGCCCAGTAATTCCGATTAACGCTTGCACCCTCTGTATTACCGCGGCTGCTGGCACAGAGTTAGCCGGTGCTTATTCTGTCGGTAACGTCAAAATTGCAGAGTATTAATCTACAACCCTTCCTCCCAACTTAAAGTGCTTTACAATCCGAAGACCTTCTTCACACACGCGGCATGGCTGGATCAGGCTTTCGCCCATTGTCCAATATTCCCCACTGCTGCCTCCCGTAGGAGTCTGGACCGTGTCTCAGTTCCAGTGTGACTGATCATCCTCTCAGACCAGTTACGGATCGTCGCCTTGGTGAGCCATTACCTCACCAACTAGCTAATCCGACCTAGGCTCATCTGATAGCGCAAGGCCCGAAGGTCCCCTGCTTTCTCCCGTAGGACGTATGCGGTATTAGCGTTCCTTTCGAAACGTTGTCCCCCACTACCAGGCAGATTCCTAGGCATTACTCACCCGTCCGCCGCTGAATCCAGGAGCAAGCTCCTTTCATCCGCTCGACTTGCATGTGTTAGGCCTGCCGCCAGCGTTCAATCTGAGCCATGATCAAACTCTTCAGTTCAAACATCTTTGGGTTTTGAGAAAACCCTAAACTTGGCTCAGCAATCGTTGGTTACATCTTTGATTTCTCGCGGAGTAACTTGTGATGCTGATAATCTTGTTGACTATCAGTCTGACTCCACAAGCACCCACACGAATTGCTTGATTCAGTTGTTAAAGAGCGGTTGGTTAAGATCTTTCGTCTCAACCGAGGCGCGCATTCTACAGCACCCTCATTTGCTGTCAAGTGATTATTTTCAGAAGTTTTCGAAGATTTCTTCAACAACTTCAACCACTTGCGCTTCCGATCCCTCGTTAGCGGGAGCCGAATTCTACAGCGTTACACGCTGCTGTCAACACCTCTTTTTCTCCGCTTTCGACCGAGAAGATCGAACCGTTGAAAGCGCCAAAAGAACCGGCATTTCCAACTCCTTCCAGGCTTCGATGAACTGAAGCGACCCACGCTCGAAACCTACTTAACTCATTGAATCTCAAGTAGTTTTCCGTTTCGACTGCGCCGGAAGTGGGGCGAATTATAGAGACTCAGAATCTGCCGTCAACCCTTAATTTCGCTTTTCCTGAAAAACCTGCTTTTTACCCATCAAACGCGGGATCCGACGGGTCAAGGGAGGAATACGCAGCGCCAAAAGGAAAACACCTATAAAGGCATAGATTGCCCACTCCTTAAGATCAGCACGCACAATCCACAACATATGCAGCAATCCCAACCCGAGAATCACATACACAAGCCGGTGCAACTTCTTCCAGCGGGTACCTAAACGGCGCTGACTGTATCGGTTGGAGGTAACCGCCAATGCGAGCAACCCCAGAAAACCCAGAGCACCCACAATGATGTAGGGACGCTTGCGCAGTTCGACACCCAGCTGCGACCAGTCAAACCCAAGAATGAACGCCATATAGCTGCAAAGATGCAGAACCACATAGGCAAAACACCAGAGCCCCAACTGCCGACGCACAGCAATCCACCCGGCCCACCCCGTAAGTTTCTGCAGCGGCGTCATACTCAGGGTGATCAACAGCAATACCAATGTCCCAAGCCCCAGTCGATCAACCAAAACCTTCCCAGGATCTGGTCCAAGCAGATCCGCAAAGGCCTGATAGAACCAGAGCAGCGGCCAGATCGCCGCGGCCAGGAAAACGCCTACACGCCAGATTGGATATCGCATCAGTAGTTCTTCCGCAGATCGAGCCCTGTATATAAAGAGGCGACCTCGTCCGAATAACCGTTGAACATCTGCGTATCACGCACATTCGGCTTGAACAGGCTGTTGGGCAATCGCCGCTCCCGCGCCTGAGTCCAACGGGGGTGGTCAACCGTAGGATTCACATTCGCATAGAACCCGTACTCATCCGCAGCAATGCTCTGCCAGGTTGTCTTCGGCTGTTCGCTGACCAGACTGATCCGCACGATGGATTTGACGCTCTTGAAGCCGTACTTCCATGGCACCACCAGACGCAACGGCGCACCGTTCTGATTTGGCAACTCACGGCCATACATACCTACCGCCAGAATCGCCAAGGGATTCATCGCCTCATCCAGACGCAAGCCTTCTACATAAGGCCAGTCGATCAAGGCAAATCCCGAACGCTGTCCTGGCATGCTCTTCGGATCCTGCAAGGTTTCGAAGCGGATGTATTTGGCATTGGAAGTGGGCTCTACCCGCTTCAACAACGCCGAGATAGGGAAACCGATCCAGGGAATCACCATCGACCACGCCTCGACACAACGAAGGCGATAGATGCGCTCCTCCAACTGGTACGGTTTCATGAAGTCTTCCAGAGCATAACGCCCCGGTTTACCCACCTCCCCGTCCACCACCACACTCCACGGCTCGGTTTTCAACGAACCGGCATTGGCCGCCGGATCACCCTTATCGGTGCCGAACTCATAGAAGTTGTTGTAGTGGGTCGCGTCTTTGAAAGGTGTGATCGCCTCATCCTTGACGTTCACCCCTCCCCATTTGACAGAGGGCAATTTCTCGGCAAACCAGGCGGGCGCCTTTCCGGCTTCGACATCGGCATAGCGGGCAGCCTCTTCGGCACTGGCCCAGCGCGGCAGACTGCTCATGGCCAGACCGGCCGCGGTCGCTCCAAGCAATTGTCGGCGAGAGAGATAAATGGATTCAGGCGTGACGTCCGACTCATGGCAGTCGGACGCTTTGGGGACTTTGATCAGCATGGCAACTCCGCAGCTTTGGAGGACAGATGCACCATAGACTGCGGAGTATGAGGGAAATTACATCACTCGGCGTGTTTGTGACGACGAAGATGCAACAGATACTGCACCGGACCCGACGCGGCATAGGCGAGGAACACCAGCAGCAGAATGCGAGGCGGATCGCTGAACACCACGGCAAAGACCAGCACCACTGCAAGGATCGCCACGAAAGGCACGCGGCCCTTCAAGTCCAGCTCCTTGAAGCTGTTGTACTTGATGTTGCTG is a window from the Pseudomonas gozinkensis genome containing:
- the msrQ gene encoding protein-methionine-sulfoxide reductase heme-binding subunit MsrQ is translated as MRYPIWRVGVFLAAAIWPLLWFYQAFADLLGPDPGKVLVDRLGLGTLVLLLITLSMTPLQKLTGWAGWIAVRRQLGLWCFAYVVLHLCSYMAFILGFDWSQLGVELRKRPYIIVGALGFLGLLALAVTSNRYSQRRLGTRWKKLHRLVYVILGLGLLHMLWIVRADLKEWAIYAFIGVFLLALRIPPLTRRIPRLMGKKQVFQEKRN
- the msrP gene encoding protein-methionine-sulfoxide reductase catalytic subunit MsrP, with amino-acid sequence MLIKVPKASDCHESDVTPESIYLSRRQLLGATAAGLAMSSLPRWASAEEAARYADVEAGKAPAWFAEKLPSVKWGGVNVKDEAITPFKDATHYNNFYEFGTDKGDPAANAGSLKTEPWSVVVDGEVGKPGRYALEDFMKPYQLEERIYRLRCVEAWSMVIPWIGFPISALLKRVEPTSNAKYIRFETLQDPKSMPGQRSGFALIDWPYVEGLRLDEAMNPLAILAVGMYGRELPNQNGAPLRLVVPWKYGFKSVKSIVRISLVSEQPKTTWQSIAADEYGFYANVNPTVDHPRWTQARERRLPNSLFKPNVRDTQMFNGYSDEVASLYTGLDLRKNY